The following proteins are encoded in a genomic region of Phaeodactylum tricornutum CCAP 1055/1 chromosome 1, whole genome shotgun sequence:
- a CDS encoding predicted protein, translating into MDHLKRTAAFESSICNSLTCNLRHFYHHGEPDQAQLDIWKAQALSYVGAHCTPSETHSAHLAVERAIAQALATYQCTSSELERSKPSASKERSFSLLQSLSDSGGGLASFVNWDRVSEAETLHEKLKLMEEVQYIDDVVLDWNRFREVLLGGLRSSSLTQKSLLLHRKWFELTRSSASQYQVIQSDLAMNLKILLGEIAISRADLNDTAALETIRLLHSIWMNFMLRGDRVSAPPAELIESIGSAFWDWSKSFFEHDEKPSQSLGEMLFEIDPYTGWFQLWIKEYFSALQVLERFATAKDDCDFLSKLTVKVWEAVQRNGFNLYIQCGLCIVWCVLSALRVRYFPWKSFLSGGTVAPDDSTIEWVYDIFLYCSKEALASGHDDFFCVAADAMSILLPGCSPEFRNRRTVKQN; encoded by the coding sequence GTGCAACCTTCGGCACTTTTACCACCATGGCGAACCTGACCAAGCCCAACTGGACATATGGAAAGCCCAAGCTCTGAGCTACGTGGGAGCCCACTGTACACCGAGCGAAACACATTCGGCTCATCTCGCTGTCGAACGAGCGATAGCGCAGGCCTTGGCAACGTATCAATGTACGAGTTCGGAATTGGAACGATCTAAACCTTCTGCCAGTAAAGAACGatcattttctttgctgcAATCCCTTAGCGACAGCGGCGGAGGATTGGCATCGTTTGTAAACTGGGATCGAGTTTCCGAAGCAGAAACTTTGCACGAAAAGTTGAAACTAATGGAAGAAGTTCAGTATATTGACGATGTCGTACTAGACTGGAATAGGTTTCGTGAAGTCTTGCTGGGTGGTTTACGCAGCTCATCTCTCACACAGAAATCCCTACTTCTTCATCGGAAATGGTTTGAATTAACAAGGTCTTCGGCGTCACAGTATCAGGTCATCCAAAGCGACTTAGCAATGAACCTGAAAATTCTACTAGGAGAAATAGCCATCTCGCGGGCAGATTTGAATGACACTGCAGCACTCGAGACGATTCGACTACTGCATTCCATATGGATGAACTTCATGCTTAGAGGTGACCGTGTCAGTGCACCACCAGCTGAATTGATCGAATCCATCGGAAGTGCTTTCTGGGATTGGAGCAAGTCATTTTTCGAACACGACGAAAAGCCAAGTCAGTCCTTGGGCGAGATGCTGTTTGAGATCGATCCATATACAGGATGGTTTCAGCTGTGGATTAAGGAGTATTTTTCTGCTTTGCAAGTTTTAGAAAGATTCGCTACAGCGAAAGATGACTGCGACTTCCTATCAAAGTTAACTGTCAAAGTCTGGGAAGCTGTGCAGCGGAACGGGTTCAATTTGTACATTCAATGTGGGCTTTGTATAGTTTGGTGTGTCCTATCCGCACTTAGAGTGCGATATTTTCCTTGGAAATCCTTTTTAAGTGGAGGCACGGTGGCACCCGACGACTCAACAATCGAGTGGGTATATGACATTTTTCTTTACTGTtcaaaagaagctttggCTTCTGGGCATGATGACTTTTTCTGTGTGGCTGCGGATGCTATGTCGATTCTCCTTCCGGGATGTAGTCCTGAGTTCCGTAATCGCAGAACAGTGAAGCAGAATTAA